ttatataattaatattatttttctgtatttttattttagttttgaaaatacttaaaatttatataattttaattttaaataaattttatggaTAAATTTGACTTATATTTTATCTTCATAATATCGTaacttaatattaattataattataaaaattcaaGATACAAcggtaaaatagttttttttaattaaattatatttttaagaatTAAGATTTTATggaaatttaaataacataattttttcaCTAGAAAGATGAGTAAACAATTTATGCTTtggattattatataattaatattaattttcggaatttttattttagttttgaaaatatttaaagtttagataattttaagttttaaaaaattatttggataaatttgaattatattttgtCCTTATAATGTTCTtactaaatattaattataattataaaaaatattttaataaggatttaataatgaaataagaatattttaggtaaaaatctctttttatggaatttttaaataccAAGCATAATAGTAAATAATTCGCTATAATGAACTTTATTTGGAAATTTTAAATCTTGAACGTTAATTTAATCTGACGTTTGATAtgaatagttctcgtttctcacaatagatatcagttctcaccagatacgctccctatatatatatatatatatatatatatatatatatatatatatatatatatatatatatatatatatatatatatatatatatatatatatatatatatatatatatatatattagatcaTAAAACCGACAACACGACGCTGCTACCGCTCGCATTAATTTAAtcaactaataatatttaaaaaactcAATAGTATTGAAAGCGAAAGTCTTACATTTTAATGTCAGTGGTGTCGTTGTTATAGTTACAGTTTcgtataaaaagaataaataatatcaatGGCGCGGTGGTGGTGGAAAACGGCGGCGATAGTCGCAATCGCCGCCTTATTATTAAGATCATACGGCGGCGAACTCATCGGAGTTGGTTGGGACAAAGAATCATTGCTGAAATGGATGAGTGATTTATCTGACAAATTAGGGATTTGGGCGATTCCTCTTTACATCTCCGTTCACACAATCTCCATCGCTCTTTGTTTACCTTCCGCCATTTTTCTCGAAACCGGTGCTTCTCTTCTCTTCGGATTCTTAACGTCTGTTGTTTGTGTTTTCTCTGCGAAGATCCTTGCGGCTTCTCTTTCGTTCTCGATTGGCAGGTAATGGATTTTTTTTTCAGATCTAATGATAGTTTAATGGTTTTGTTTGTTAGAGATGGTTTGAGATTTGTTAGGATTAGTTTGATTAGTTATGAGTTTTTTGTGATTAGTTGTTGTTGAACTGAATCTGTTGTGTTTGTTTATGTTTTTGAACTCTTGCGGTGATGTGAATTTGATGAGGAGAAAAAAAAGGAGTAATTAGGGTGAATTAGTTTTAGAGTTAGTGCATGTTTGGTTATGCAGCgtgaaaaattgattttgaatgacTTAATTTTGTAGTCTATATTTGAATTTACCTTTGAGGCATCCAGAATTGATTGTGGATGCctagaattgattttgacgtGTTTGGTTGATCTCGAGCAGAATTGATTATGTTTtaaagaattgattctacttgaagctaggatttgtagcttttgatcaaacgtgatttttacactgtaatttattgttcaactcacttttgcaaGAATTTCTCCAAACATAACCCACTTTATATTTAAGTCACTTTTATCcagaatcaattttacataatcaaCTCCCTAAAAATCATTTATGTAAAATGGATTATGTAATTGATTTTGAATGACTGATTTTTTAGTGTaaaatgatttatgtttgaatatttATGTATTAAGTGAGTCGAACAACAAGTTCATTGTAAAAACCATGTTTAGACTCAGAAACTACAAGTCTTAGCTACAAGGTAGAATCAATTTAGCGTGTGTGTTTAGTTCTGCAGTGGAAAAAATGGATTCTGAGTGAATTGAGTCCGTAAATTTGGCTAAAAGTGAGTTGaaggtaaagtgatttatgtttagaaaaattcttgcaaaagtgagttgaacggtaaatttcagtgtaaaattcATGTTTAGACTtaaaagctacaaattctagcttcaagtagagtTAATTCTAGAAAACAGAAATAATTCTAATCGAGAGCAAACAAACaagtcaaaatcaattttatacatccaaaatcaattttaaataaccatgaaaccaaacatacacttaatttgagaacaaacaaacatgtcaaaatcaattctaaataACCATGAAATCAAACATACACTTAATTTGAGAACAAACATGTCAAAATCAAATTTTACATCTCCAGAATCAATTAGGACTGCTCTTAACATGGAACCAAACATCAATAGTCCAATGAGAATCTCTTATTTTgtagttattttttaaattggTGTTATGAAGTGAGATTTTGATATGACGATTTCTAATTGGATGTTGGGTTAAACTAATTTATGGTGAGATTGTATATTATTCATTAAACTCTTTGATGATACCTAGAGTTTTGGTTGTCAATTTGTCTTATTTAAACCAACAATTAAGTGATTAAGTTGTTATAGGTAGTTAGGAATTTTATTGATAACTAATAAGCTCATAAGTTTAATAAACTGTTTGTGTTTGGATGTGTTCTCATTGTTTATTTGTATACCTAAAAAAGTAGAATTTGAGATTGATGAGAAGTCAAATTGTATTAGGAGAACAAAACCTGAAAACCGGCTCTAAAGTAAACTGATAAATAAAGAGCAAGGACACACCCGATTGGTTACGAAGTTTGGCCAACTGTGCTTACGAATTTGACAATAGTTTCATTATCAACAATATGTGTCATACTCAATAGATAGGGCAATGAGGAGTAAGCTCTACTCTACATAAGCTCTGTCCATaacctaaattaaaataaactgaaACGGGAAAAACCTATATGTAAGTTTTTCCAAAACTATAGTGTCTATGTCATTAAGTAAGCCTAAATAAGCTCTTTTGTACATCAACTTATAGGCTGTTGGAAGTAATGGTCTTGCTATTGGAATTAAAATTGAAGGCTATGTTTATATGATATCAGGGTTTTTAATATGTTACTGTAGTTTTCTACTTTacgatttatttgttttaaattttcaaaGTTATTCACCTCAGTTTTTGAAATCAAATGATTGGTTAAAACAATTTTGAGATGAAAGCTTACAGAAGCAGCGGGAATAAGAAATTCTCTTTTGTTGTGAGTCGCCAATCTTGTTTATCACGATTATTCAAATAGACAGAATTGGAATTTTGATTTCCTAATATTGTGTTTAATAAAGGACTGCTGGAACATTAGGATCTtactatatttgttttttttgttgatggTACACTTTGGGCCTTTTTTGAAGCATCTTTTGTGAAAATATTCTATGGTATTGTAGGGTAATGGTGTGCTAATGCTTAAACTATATTCTTGTTTTTGGTCTTTGTGGTTACTTTTTCGCTTTGCATTTCAATAAAACTTTTTCTCTTACACAAGTCAAATAATGAGAGGAATTTGTAAACTTTTGCTCCATCATGTAAAAGAATAATTTGTGCTTTTCTTGCACGTGGTTAATTTCGTAAATAAGCATATTtgatttagaattttttttatcaaatatctAATGTTGACTGTTGTGTTTAGTTCAATGTtgtttttttgtaattatattcAATTTGCCTTACAATTTTGTTGGAAATTTCGATTAATTGGTTGAAATTCATGTGTCAAAAACCAAAGCCCCTATTGCTGATATTAGATGAACACATCTTTGTGGACACGTATTGGTGTCGATTATGTAGTACCATTATGTAGTACCAGCACTTCATATTAAAGACATGTCCGGTGTCTGACTCATGTTGGTGTCGATGTGTGGTATCCAATTCATATTGGTGTCGATGTGTGGTGTCCGACTCGTATTGGTGTAGATGCCGCGTTTGTGTCACTTTCTTATAAGCAAAAACTTAGTGTCGTCCATATGTTAATGATGTATTCTTCATTCAATGTTCTATAAGTAATTAGTCCTCTTAAATAATTATCGATGTTGACGTATCAATTTGGTGTTTGGCGTTTATGACAGATTCAATCCTTTTCAAGTAACAACTAACAAGGACACTCATATGTTAATAATGTTCTTTCCATTAGATGTTCTGAATTTGTCATTTTGGTTTCTTCAGGTTAATATTCAGGAATTCAACTTCAGCAATGGACTGGGCTCAAagaaacaaatacttcaaaatcCTCTCAAACGGAGTTGCGCGAGACGGTTGGAAGTTTGTTCTTCTTGCCCGATTCTCACCCGTGCCATCCTATATTATTAACTATACCTTAGCTGCAACCGAAGTTAGATTCTTTTTGGATTTTCTTCTCCCTACCGTTGTCGGATGCCTCCCCATGATCTTGCAGAATACTTCTATCGGAAGCCTCGCCGGTGCAGCTGTTGCAACCGCATCCGGCTCTAAGAAATCTCAATTTTGGTCTTACTTTTTCCCCATAGTTGGTATTTTATCTAGTGTACTTATATCTCTGAGAATTAAGAAGTATTCATCTCAAATTTCAGTAACCGAAATCTCATCCGACAAAGATAACACCGCAGAATCAAAATAGTAAAACTGCATTTTTAAGATAAAATGTTAGAATACTAATTGTATGAACGAAACAATAGCGAAGAGACAATTTTGGTATGATTGTCAAATTTATCTTGCTAGCATTAACATTGATATGACTCATTAATGTTTCATTTTATGTCTTGATTTTCATTTAATATGGTAGTTGAACTTCATTTAGGTTATGTGAACTTTGTGATTTTTCTCTTGTGGCCTTTCTTTTCATAGAGTAATAGGTGGTCCTAAGCAAAAACTGCACTTGAATGAATCTAGGGTGTTTGACTATTCTTGGTGGTTGGTGTAGGGCACCAATCTTTTACAACTAAAGTCTAAAACTCAGATTTAAGATCTAGCAGTAGAATACACAGCAATTTATCATTGGGGGAAGGAAACTGTCATCATGATGCAGTTTAGCATTATGAAAAGTTTTGTAAGAAAAAAAGTATTTGAATACAGTGCATCCAACATGGAGTAGATTTTTTGTTGTACACTGGCACACTGTGAAGCAAATAAATGTCTGTACAACTACAGCTGTAAATAATTGGCAACACGTTTGGCTTTGGCTTTATTAAGTGTGAAGGAATGGTACACTGCAATACGtacaaaagaaggaaaaaagtgtattttagttatttatcctAGTGGGGAAAAAAGAGAGCTATATCCATTACTATTGAGAAAAAGTGTAGATGAATTTGAGTTATAGTTTAATAATCCACCGGCATACTGGTTAGTTGTTGTTTTGGTGGTGGAATGCGTGTGAATTGCAACAAAGAAGCATTGAGTATGTGGAATGGAACACACAATCTAAGATATAGATGGCGTGTTACTAGTTAGCCGTTACTACTAGGAGTTAGCCGTTACTACTAGgagtaaaaacaataaagaacacaagagAATTTGTAACCCAATTCGGTGCAACCACATATAGGTCTGGAGGGCTTccaacccaagaaaggaaatCTACTATTCAATAAAATTAGTACAAAGTGTCTTAGATGGATAATCCCTTTGTTCATTGCCAATCTTCTCAATTTTACCCTAGTATCTTTCTATTTAAGACTTCCCCTAAATATGAGAGCCCGTTTTACTTTATCTTAATCACTAACCCTAATGATCATCATTAAAAATAAGAATGATGAATGTtgaattacaactcaactaaacAAACCAACAACCATGCCTTGTGATAAGAATATAGGCGTTAGCGTGATGTACAAGCAACACAACAAAAAAGGACTCAAAACTATAAACCCTAACACAAAGATCTTCAACTAATCTAGTGGTTTTCAAGGTTAGAAGGAATCTCTTTAAACAATAATCCATAGTTGGGCATTTGAATTACAATCACCAAATATGGAGGAGATTTGATTAAgatttgttttttcaaaaaaatttgacTAAGAGTTTTAATTTGATATGAATTCAAATTTAGATCTCCATAATTTAAATTTGATCTTATTAAACTATCAAACAAATCTAACTAACCGGATGTCGAAAAGATAGCAACAAATCTGATTGAGTTATAATTAGAAACTACACTTATAATAACATCCAACATGACCTGTTGACAAGGGAAAGATGTTGCACACATGCTAGAACATATGGTTCTAGATGTGTCGTTTCTTCACCAAAACATCTTGTACATGTTGCTTTGCAGAATGCAACTAATTCAAAAGGAACAACACAAAGAAAATAATACGAAGAAGAGCATGTATGTTTCAAAGTCTCAAAAGAAGacgaagaaaataataaaaatctgtaaaaataatgataaattagAAAAATGCGTCAATTTTAAAGAGTATATTCAACTTCTAGAAAATAGTTATACAATTCTTGCTGAAGAAATAACTAGTATTAGAAGTGAATCTTTAAAATCAGATAAATGTGAAACAtgagaatatttaaaaaatgaagaagccAATTTACATGAAACCCTAGTTTTTTTTACTAAGGGTAAATATAAGTTAGATTTAATCTTGTCTAATCAAAGAGATTCGTATAATCAAAATGACTTAGGTTATAAATGTAAGATGGTGAAAGGGAAATAACTCTATACCTCTGATAAACATTAATGCACCAGGACCCAAAAGAATTTTGGTGCCAAAGAGGAAAAATTAGGTTATAAATGTAGAAATACTTTGGAGCTTTGAATGAATTAAATGCAAGTTGTGTAGAGCATATGTACACTATAAGTATAGAAGTAAAAGATGATATTTGGCGGTGTTTGATAATCCAAATAATGTTTGATCAACTTGGTGCCTAATGGCGTTGATGGTGTTTTTCAATAGATTTGATGATACCAATGATCATGAAACCTTTTGGGAGTTTAAGGTAAATGATATTTGGTGATCATGTCACTCTTGAGTATTTTTTATATAACTCTTGTATCAAACGATTCGTAGAGGATTTTTCGTTCCCTCTTATAAGGGATTTTCTCTAGATATCTTGATATTTTTGAGTGCTTTCTAGCAAGAGGGGCAATATCGAGAGAAATAGGGTGTCAAGAGCAAATGCCAAAGCCCAACAGGCATTCAAGGCCTAAAAGTCCAAGGAAGCAAAAAGGGCTATATAATTGATTACCATAGAGGTCTAATTAATGAGGaacattttaaaattcaaatttagtCCCTATAATTTATCAAACCTAATGGCATAATCGATTATGATATGATTAAACATGCGCCTCCATCAATCAATCATCAGAATTTATGACTTTAACCGCCTTAATTGATTATAAGGGGTAATATTCAACTAACAACGACCTATAAAAGGTAAACCATTACTCTCTATCTCCATCTCATCTTacattcttttcttttccttctttctctCATAATGCATTTTAATGCAGTGAGATGAGATTCTTTCGGGTTAGCTTGAAAATAAGCACAAAGACATAAAACAAATATGATATCAAGACGAGATGCAGTAAGACAATGAAGAGAGTCAATCATACCTTGACTTTCTTTTTTCACCTGGTTTTCCTGCCTCATCTTTGTCCAAGTTACAAGTGggaaaaaaaataaaggagtACCTCTACCAAGGGTCCAGAGAGACCTTTCCTCAGATTCTGGGACATCGATATGGTTTAGGGAAACCCTGACGAGATCTTTCCTTTGATCATAACCATAATAATCTCCAACTTTGACGTCTTCAATATATTGATTGACGGTGGAAGCTCTTGCGACATTTTGTACTTGAATCTCTTATATAATATGGGATTGAAGAAATAGAAAATGTCCAATTTACAGGGCTTCCACGACACCGTAACCCGGTCGTAACATTATATATAACTGATGGTCACCGTCATGGAAGGAAGAGATACGAGGTCGATTATCAATTCTCGGTCATTCCTTGTAGAAGCAATTACATTTTCATCTTAGGACGACCCTTTGTAGCATATTTAGACGTGGTGGTGTAACACATGAGGCCGATGAGGGCGGGGAGTTATTGTCCGTGCATGAGGCATGACAATAAGCAGCTCTTGGCAGCTTTTTGGTAAAAACCGAGTTTACATCGGAATGACAGGGATTCTGAGGCTACGTAGGATGAGACTGCATGATTGAAGGAaaacttataaggattgattgatACTGCCTATACCACTAAGATGCGGGGTCAACCGGTAATTCAGAAAGTAGCTTGAGGCATtacaaattggtatcagagccagatctTTCCTAGTATGATGTGGTCCGGAGATGAACCAAGCAGAAATTGATGGACATGTGATACCCTAGGCCGACAAGGGCAGAGAGGTTGTCGGTACACGAGGCGTGACAATGAACAGCTCCTATCAACTTTTAGGTAAacttgaaaataaatttcaatttcttttttaaGAGAAGAAGAATAATAGCAACAATTATTAAGAGTGTCTGATATGATTTTAGGGTGGCATTTTGAATTCTTCCAGTATGAGGTGGCTGgacaaaact
The Vicia villosa cultivar HV-30 ecotype Madison, WI linkage group LG6, Vvil1.0, whole genome shotgun sequence genome window above contains:
- the LOC131608732 gene encoding uncharacterized protein LOC131608732, whose product is MARWWWKTAAIVAIAALLLRSYGGELIGVGWDKESLLKWMSDLSDKLGIWAIPLYISVHTISIALCLPSAIFLETGASLLFGFLTSVVCVFSAKILAASLSFSIGRLIFRNSTSAMDWAQRNKYFKILSNGVARDGWKFVLLARFSPVPSYIINYTLAATEVRFFLDFLLPTVVGCLPMILQNTSIGSLAGAAVATASGSKKSQFWSYFFPIVGILSSVLISLRIKKYSSQISVTEISSDKDNTAESK